ATCTTGTCCTTGTAGAGCCCGGCGCGCGTCAGCCCGCGCTGCATCGTCTCGACGTCCTTCGTGCGCAATTGCTTCGACGCGGACCACGGCGTCGCGAACGGGAGCGGGCTCGTCATGCGGTCGCTCAGATGACCGACGAACAGCACATAGAGATCGGAGAAATTGTATTCCTTGATGACGAAGTAGTTCTTCGTGGTCAGGAACGCCGGACCATAGATTCCCTCCGGCTGGAGCAGTGATGCCGGCTGCGCCTGCTCGGCCGCGCTGAGCTTCTCGCCACGCACCGGCACAAAGCCTTCACGCAGCCACTGCCCGATCGGCTTCGTCACCTCGGGCACGCCGGTGGTGCAGTCGACCTTTGCCGGCGCCTTCACCTCATAGGCCCAGCGCACGCCGCTCTGCCAGCCCTTGTTGACGAGCTGCTGCGCGGCCGAGGCCAGCGCATCCGGCACCGAATGCCAGATGTCGATGCGGCCGTCGCCGTCGAAATCGACGCCGTGCTTGTAATATTCGGACGGCAGGAACTGCGTGAGCCCGGTGGCGCCGGCCCAGGACGAGCGCATGTCCTTGCGCGTCACCACGCCCTCGCCGAGGATCTTCAGCGACAGGATGAACTCGTTGCGATAGGTGTCCTTGCGCCGTCCGACATAGGCCTGCGTCGCCAGCACGCTGACGAGGTCGTAAGGCAGCGTGTAGCGACCATAATCGGTCTCGCGTCCCCAGATCGCGAGCATCACGGTCGCAGGCACGCCGGAGCTCTTCTCGATTTTCGTCAGCGCGGCATTGTATTTCTGCAGTAGCCGCTGCCCCTCGCCCGCGAGATTCGCAATCGCGCCTTCCCTGACATAGTCCGCCGGCACCTGCACGAATTCGGCCTGCGACGGCGCGCCGGTCGCGGGCCGCCCGGGCAGGATCAGATCAGGGAGCTTGTAATCCGGCTCGAGCCCGCGCGTCTGTTGATCGAACGTCGCGCGCGAGACGCCAGCCTCTTGCGCTTCCGGCCAGAGCGAGGCGATGAACTGCGTGAAGGCAGCGTCGGCGGCGTGGATCGGTCGCACACCGAGCAGAACCATCCATAGCAGGGCGCCTGCCAGCCTGATCATTGTCCGATATTGCATTTCCGCACCTATTCCTGAAGGCTCGGAGATCGACCGAGTCGCGACGCTCGCTTGCGGTTGTAGCCGGAGAAGATCGGAAGCGCGATGTTCTTACCGAAGGTCAATGTCAAGGACGACCCAGTTCGACGATGGCACCGGCCGGACCGCCAGTTCTTCGCCAACGGCGCCTGCCAGGTCCTGGCCTTTGCGTTCCTCGATCGCTACGCAGACCTTGGATTTCACGCCCGCTGGATCAAGCCTGCGGCGGGCTTCACCGGCAACCACATCTTCGTCACCGACGGGCACAACGCGTTCGACTATCACGGTCTGACGACAGAGGCGCAGCTGCTGTCCCTCTGCTTCAGGCGCGCCCGTCGCTTTCATCCGGACTGGGACGCGACACTCGTTGACCTGCCAGCGGATGTGCTGATCTCGGAACGACGCTCGCGCCAATTCGAGGGGCTTTGGCTGCGTGAGCCAAAGCAGTTCCTTCACGACGCGCTGCCGCGCGCCCAGGCATTTCTCGACAGGTTCGACAACCTGCGAGACCGGCTGATCACCGCGTCAGCTTCTTGTACTTCACGCGGTGCGGGATGACGCTGTCCTGGCCGAGCCGGCGCATCTTGTCTTTCTCGTAGTCCTGGAAATTGCCTTCGAACCATTCGACATGGCTGTCGCCTTCGAAGGCCAGGATGTGGGTCGCGATGCGGTCGAGGAACCAGCGATCATGGCTGATGATGACGGCGCAGCCGGCGAAATCCTCCAGCGCTTCTTCGAGCGCGCGTAGCGTGTCGACGTCGAGGTCGTTGGTCGGTTCGTCGAGCAGCAGAACGTTGGCGCCGGACTTCAGCATCTTGGCGAGATGGACGCGGTTGCGTTCACCGCCCGAGAGCGCGCCGACCTTCTTCTGCTGGTCGGCGCCCTTGAAGTTGAACGACGAGCAATAGCCGCGTGAGTTCACTTCCTTCTTGCCGAGCAGGATCAGCTCGTTGCCGCCGGAGATCTCTTCCCAGACGTTCTTGCTGCCATCGAGCGCGTCGCGCGACTGGTCGACATAACCGAGATGCACGGTCTCGCCGACCGTGATGGTGCCCTTGTCCGGCTGCTCCTGCTTGGTGATCATCTTGAACAGCGTGGTCTTGCCGGCGCCGTTGGCGCCGATCACGCCGACGATGCCGCCCGGCGGCAGCTTGAAGGTGAGATCGTCGATCAGCAGGCGATCGCCATAGCCTTTGCTGAGGGCCTCGAAATCCACGACATTGGCGCCGAGGCGCTCGGCGACGGGAATGATGATCTGCGCGGTCTGGGTCTGCTTCTCGCTCGCCTGCTTGAGCAGTTCCTCGTAGCGCTGGTAACGCGCCTTCGATTTGGCCTGACGCGCCTTCGGCGAGGACGCGACCCACTCCTGCTCGCGTGCAATCGTCTTCTGATGCGCGGCGTCCTCGCGGCCTTCCTGTTCGAGCCGCTTCTGCTTCTGCACCAGCCAGGACGAATAGTTGCCCTCGTAGGGAATGCCCTTGCCGCGATCGAGCTCGAGGATCCAGCTCGTGACGTTGTCGAGGAAGTAGCGATCGTGGGTGACGATCAGGATCGCGCCGGGATAGTTGCGCAGATGGCCTTCCAGCCACGACACCGATTCGGCGTCGAGATGGTTGGTCGGTTCGTCCAGCAGCAAAAGCTCGGGCTGGTCAAGCAGCAAACGGCACAAAGCAACGCGCCGGCGTTCACCGCCCGAGAGCTTCGTCACGTCGGCATCGTCGGGCGGGCAGCGCAGCGCGTCCATGGCCTGGTCGACCTTGCTGTCGAGATCCCAGAGGCTTTGGGCCTCGATCTCGTCTTGCAGCTTGGTCATCTCGTCGGCGGTCTCCTCGGAATAATTCATCGCCAGCTCATTGTAGCGATCGAGGATGGCCTTCTGCTTGGCGACGCCCAGCATGACGTTCTCGCGCACGGACAGCTTCGGATCGAGGTGCGGCTCCTGCTCGAGATAGCCGACGCGCGCGCCCTCGGCGACCCAGGCCTCGCCGGTGTACTCCTTGTCGAGACCCGCCATGATCTTGAGTAGGGTCGACTTGCCGGAGCCGTTGACGCCGAGAACGCCGATCTTGGCGTCCGGGTAAAAGCTCAGCCGAATGTTGTCGAGCACCTTGCGGGTCGGGTAGCTCTTGGTCAGGCCGTCCATGAAGTAGACAAATTGGCGCGCCATCGGTCCCGTGAAACCTTCAATTTGAGGATATTTGCTTGCTGCCGATGTAGCGATCCCGCCCCCAAAGGGCAATGTTTTCCCTCCGTTCACCACGGATGAATACCGGGCGGACACCATCCGGACCCCAATCCGGACAATTGAAACCATCTTTTAATAAATCAGGCCAAAGCTCGGTCTCGCGCGGCAACAGCGCCACCTGCTCAGAATGAACGGGGAGCACAGCGAGGCCCATCATGGCTCTGATCGAGACCAATTCCCTTCCCGTTCCGGCGGAAGCCGGCCGCGCCTCCGCGCTCGTCTCGGAGATCAAGGGCTTCTGGAAGCGCTTCTTCGCCACGGCCTTCAACCCCTACCGGCCCGAACTGCACTACATGCGCGGACCGGGTCCTGCCTGGCGCGCCAAGCACGGCATGGATGCGCCGATCCGGCTGAAGCCCCGCGGCCTCTGAGCCGCCGTTCCCTCTCGGATTTTGCCTACGGATTTTTGAAGACCCAGACTGCTTGCGCGCAGGCCTGATTGCGCGCAACCATGGCCCGGTTCCGACGATGGCGCCCCTCCGCCTGGCGCCGCCACCTTTCGCCATGGATGAACGCTGATGACGCGGCTGCGCTGTGCAATTCTCGACGACTATTTCAACCTCGCCCTCGACGCCGCCGACTGGCCGAAACTGTCCGACCGCGTCGATGCCACCGTGTTCAGCCACCCCTTCGCCTCCGAGCAGGCCGCAGCCAGCGCGCTGGCCGATTTCGACATCATCTGCGCGATGCGGGAGCGCACGTCGTTCCCCAAGAGCCTGTTCGACAAGCTGCCGAAACTGAAGCTGCTGCTCACCTCCGGCATGCGCAATGCCGCGATCGACATGGAGGCCGCCAAGGCGAAGGGCGTCGCCATCGGCGGCACGCAATATTCCCGCGATCCGACCGCGCCACTCACCATGGGCCTGATCCTGGAACTGACCCGCGGCATCGGCCGCGAGAATGCGCGCATGCACGCCGGCGAGCCCTGGCAGACCTTTTCCGGTGTCGAGATCGAGGGTCTCACGCTCGGCGTTGTCGGCCTCGGCAAGCTCGGCACCAAGATGGCCGGCATTGCCAAGGCCTTCGGCATGAATGTGATCGCCTGGAGCCCCAATCTCACGCCAGAGAAGTGCGCGGCAGCCGGCGTCGGCTACGCCACCAAGGAGGAGCTGTTCGCCAAGGCCGACATCGTCACCATTCATGTGGTGCTGAGCGAGCGGTCACGCGGCCTCGTCAGCCGCGCAGATCTCGCGCGGATGAAGCCGACCGCCTTCCTCGTCAACACCGCGCGCGGGCCGATCGTAGACGAGCAGGCGCTGCTTGAGGCCTTGCAGCAGCGCAAGATCGCCGGCGCCGGCATCGACGTGTTCTCGGTCGAGCCGCTGCCGGTCGATCATCCCTTCCGCAAGCTCGACAATCTCGTGCTGACGCCGCATCTCGGCTACGCGACCGAGGACGGCTTGCGCATCCATTACGGGCAGATGGTCGAGGCGATCGACGCCTGGACCAGCGGAAGCGAGCTGCCGCGGAAGCTGGCCTGAGGGAGGCGCGTCACGCTGCGGCGCGCTGTGCTGCCGAGGCCCTCGCGAGTTCAGCAAATCCCTGGCGCCACGATGACTTCGCCGGCTGCCAATCGAGTTCGCGTCTCGCCTTGGCATTCGATGCCCCGCGCACCTCTGTCATCATCGCCACCATGTGCTCGCCCGCAAGCAGGCGCCCGAGCCAGGCAGGAACGTGGAGCGGCGGCTTGGCACCGATCAGTTCGGCCAACGCCGGCAACCAATCCTTCACCTGCGCCGGATGATCGTCGACGACGTTGTAAACGTTGCCGGCGCGCCCGCGCTCGACCGCAGCAAGCGTGGCGGAGGCCGCATCCTCGGTGTGAATGAACGACCACGTGCCGGCGCCACTGCCGATCACCGGCACACGGCGGTGGCGCAGCTGGTCGATCATCGCCGGCGAGAGCGTGCCGGTCTCAGGCCCATAGAAGAACCCATAGCGCAGCACGATCCCTTCCGGCGTCGTCGATGCGGTGACGGTCCGCTCCAGATACCGGATTGCCTCAAGCGTGCGTCGCAGTTCCTGCGGCGGATGTGGGTCAAGTTCATCGGCCTCGGTCTTGACCGCTTCTCCGTTGCGGCTGAAGGTCCAGCCGCAGAAGCTTTGCGCGATGAAGCGCCTGGCGCCGGCCTCGCGTGCGGCGTCGAGCAGAATGTCGGTGCCGCGCGTGCGGAGCTCGTTGGTTCGTGCGAAAGCGCGATCGAAATGGCGGAGGTCGGTGGCGGCCGCGAGATCCGTCATCTGATGAATGACCACGTCCGGCTTTGCCGCAGACACCGCAGCGCGCATGCTGCCGACATCGAGGCCGTCGGCGACGGCCGGCTCCGCACCCAATCGACGCACGAGGTCTGCTTTTGCCGCACTTCGTGTCGTACCAACCACCGAATGACCCGCCGCGATCAGCGCCGGAACAAGATAATGCCCGACCGCGCCGGTCGCGCCCGCAACAAAGATTCGCATCGTGCGCTCCTCGAATTCGTTGCAACCTCCTCGGCAGGTAGTCGACGTCTGTGAGGATTCAACGGGGCGAATGCGCGGGAACCGGACGGGCATGCATCAAACGAAAGCGGCGCGTGGCCGAAGCACACGCGCCGCTGATTCAATCAGCTCTGACGAAGAGAGTTAGCGCACCGTGACTGGCGCGGGTAGCGGCGGCACCACCGTCGGCTGCGTACCCGGAACCGGACCTGCCTGGGCGGCCATCGGAGCCGGACCGGGCGCAGGCGCCGCCGAAGCAGTCGCCGTTCCCGGTGCAGTACCGCCCTGCATCACCACCACGCGGGTGCCGACCTTGGCGCGGTCGAACAGATCCGAGACGTCTTCGTTCAGCATGCCGATGCAGCCGGAGGAGACAAACTTGCCGATCGTCGAGGGCTGGTTGGTGCCGTGGATGCGATACACGGTCGAGCCGAGATACATCGCGCGGGCGCCGAGCGGATTGCCTTCGCCACCGGCCATGAAGCGCGGCAGATAGGGCTGGCGCTCGATCATTTCCGCCGGCGGATGCCAATCCGGCCACTCGGCCTTGCGGGTGATCTTTTGCACGCCGGTCCA
This portion of the Bradyrhizobium diazoefficiens genome encodes:
- a CDS encoding lytic murein transglycosylase, giving the protein MIRLAGALLWMVLLGVRPIHAADAAFTQFIASLWPEAQEAGVSRATFDQQTRGLEPDYKLPDLILPGRPATGAPSQAEFVQVPADYVREGAIANLAGEGQRLLQKYNAALTKIEKSSGVPATVMLAIWGRETDYGRYTLPYDLVSVLATQAYVGRRKDTYRNEFILSLKILGEGVVTRKDMRSSWAGATGLTQFLPSEYYKHGVDFDGDGRIDIWHSVPDALASAAQQLVNKGWQSGVRWAYEVKAPAKVDCTTGVPEVTKPIGQWLREGFVPVRGEKLSAAEQAQPASLLQPEGIYGPAFLTTKNYFVIKEYNFSDLYVLFVGHLSDRMTSPLPFATPWSASKQLRTKDVETMQRGLTRAGLYKDKIDGKAGMQTRAALGAYQKSAGLKVDCWPSEEVLRSIQAVR
- the ettA gene encoding energy-dependent translational throttle protein EttA, with protein sequence MARQFVYFMDGLTKSYPTRKVLDNIRLSFYPDAKIGVLGVNGSGKSTLLKIMAGLDKEYTGEAWVAEGARVGYLEQEPHLDPKLSVRENVMLGVAKQKAILDRYNELAMNYSEETADEMTKLQDEIEAQSLWDLDSKVDQAMDALRCPPDDADVTKLSGGERRRVALCRLLLDQPELLLLDEPTNHLDAESVSWLEGHLRNYPGAILIVTHDRYFLDNVTSWILELDRGKGIPYEGNYSSWLVQKQKRLEQEGREDAAHQKTIAREQEWVASSPKARQAKSKARYQRYEELLKQASEKQTQTAQIIIPVAERLGANVVDFEALSKGYGDRLLIDDLTFKLPPGGIVGVIGANGAGKTTLFKMITKQEQPDKGTITVGETVHLGYVDQSRDALDGSKNVWEEISGGNELILLGKKEVNSRGYCSSFNFKGADQQKKVGALSGGERNRVHLAKMLKSGANVLLLDEPTNDLDVDTLRALEEALEDFAGCAVIISHDRWFLDRIATHILAFEGDSHVEWFEGNFQDYEKDKMRRLGQDSVIPHRVKYKKLTR
- a CDS encoding D-2-hydroxyacid dehydrogenase family protein; translation: MTRLRCAILDDYFNLALDAADWPKLSDRVDATVFSHPFASEQAAASALADFDIICAMRERTSFPKSLFDKLPKLKLLLTSGMRNAAIDMEAAKAKGVAIGGTQYSRDPTAPLTMGLILELTRGIGRENARMHAGEPWQTFSGVEIEGLTLGVVGLGKLGTKMAGIAKAFGMNVIAWSPNLTPEKCAAAGVGYATKEELFAKADIVTIHVVLSERSRGLVSRADLARMKPTAFLVNTARGPIVDEQALLEALQQRKIAGAGIDVFSVEPLPVDHPFRKLDNLVLTPHLGYATEDGLRIHYGQMVEAIDAWTSGSELPRKLA
- a CDS encoding NAD-dependent epimerase/dehydratase family protein — protein: MRIFVAGATGAVGHYLVPALIAAGHSVVGTTRSAAKADLVRRLGAEPAVADGLDVGSMRAAVSAAKPDVVIHQMTDLAAATDLRHFDRAFARTNELRTRGTDILLDAAREAGARRFIAQSFCGWTFSRNGEAVKTEADELDPHPPQELRRTLEAIRYLERTVTASTTPEGIVLRYGFFYGPETGTLSPAMIDQLRHRRVPVIGSGAGTWSFIHTEDAASATLAAVERGRAGNVYNVVDDHPAQVKDWLPALAELIGAKPPLHVPAWLGRLLAGEHMVAMMTEVRGASNAKARRELDWQPAKSSWRQGFAELARASAAQRAAA